The Leishmania panamensis strain MHOM/PA/94/PSC-1 chromosome 5 sequence genomic sequence TCTTTTTCGCCCCGTCTTAGgcccgcctccgccttgtcCACTTCATCAGCGCATCTCCCCGTCACCGCGAATTGCCCGAAAGGTGGAAAGAGGCGCGACCCAACACGGGAGCGCCAGCAAAGAGCGAATGCTGAGCGGCGACAGACGAAGGATCAGCGGAGGcgcgggagaaggagggcgagagaaaggggcaggagtggtggcgctgacgtCCTCTAACTTCTCTccgctgcgctcctcctcgttctgtctctccccccctctctctcccttctgctCGGCACATCCGGAAGACGCGCAGACGTGCTTGACATTCACTCACGCGCCCGCACCTGCattcgaggaggagaaccaGGTTGCTGAAGTGCGTGACGCTCTGTTCAAGCCCCAAGAAGCACAGGTGTGCTCTTCTACTCCATTACCTCCTCCTgaacccccacacacaccgcgctACCTCTCTGCACTCGCTCATGCTCTTatccttcccttcctcgcccTTAAGGATACTCTCATACAtaggaaaaggagaagcttCATCAACCGCCAGCATAGATACGCTCACACAACCGAGGAGCTCCTCACGACTCCTCGCCATCTTTctacctcttctccatcagAAAGGACCCAGCATGGATTCCTCCGCCGGCCGCGACGCGGGTGTGggccccagcagcagtgttGCGAAGGTCCCTGGAGCTGGCACCAGCTCAAGCAGTGCCCCAACGGATCCCTTCATATATCTCGTACAGCACATCCACCAGTGCGTTGCCATCTCGCTCCTGCCAGCCGACGACAAGGACGACGGTGCAGTGGTGCGTGGCACCTTGCTAAGTGTTGATGACCTCTGCAACGTGATGGTGCAGCACTGGTCAAGCACGGACGCGATGAAGCTGGACTGTAGCGCTGGTAATGGTCGGcaaccgccgcagcagcagcagccccgcAAGCGCGCTCGCCTCGACGCCgtcagtggtggtgatgtggAAGAGAGCGTGCGGCTCATCCGAGGTGCGCAGATCGTCTCTATCTCTCTCCTGCCGACGTGAGGCAGTGTGCGAGAAAGAGTTCCATAAGgtggcgtgcctgtgtgagtgtgtgtgtgggtgtgcgtgtgtggcggtAACTCCGCCTCATACCTCCCACTCCCCTATCTGACttacccccctctccctgcgaGTGTGTGTTCACTGTAAGCGCCTCCTGCAATGAGCGTGGTTCGTGCTAATTATGTTGCTGTTGGTAGGCACCGACAGCACTGTTGGTACTTCCAGGGAGTGCAGGACGACTCTGGGAGAGGGTGACGGCAATGCTACtcgtgtgtacgtgtgggtgtgggtgtgtggacTCGTCCAGGACACTGACACTAATGAACTTCATCTCTACGCGCTAGGTGAGGTACCTCGCTGAGACGAACTCGCATgcatccttctctcttcctcctctccccctcgctttcctcccGTGATGATCGAGGCGTATTGGCTGGCgtgtgggggagagagggggggggaagtaaGCCAGCCCGCCAGTCCGCCCGCATTCTCCCTAtccgtctctccctttcccctcctcatcctccttgGCAACTTACCCACGCGTACTGACAcggatgatgatgatggtgggTGGCACTGCTGTTCATGGTGATAACGATCaccgtatgtgtgtgcgcgtgtggtgtTCGTGTGTTGTttgagcaacaacaacaacagcagcagaggtagCGTCAGCGTGCGTatcacctccctcccccctcctcccctctgcttcacacgcacacccatacCTGCATACGATCAGCCTACAGGCAAAGAAGCACCACTCATATCCCCGTATACAGGCAcaacccccctctctgcctccccgCAGCCAACgagcgtcgccaccgcttAAGCGAGGGTGGAGTTCATGTGGTATCTCCTCAACTCCTTCAAGACGGACTTCAatataaaaaaaaaaacattgGAGGGTGGCGTGTTATGATCAAgtccaccacacacacacacacacacacacacacgtNNNNNNNNNNNNNNNNNNNNACACGTGATCACAGAAGTAGCGTCAGCACAaggtgccccctcccctggtCTTTGCAGACATTCATACGCACGCCCtcgcacagagaggagaaatAAAGAGGGCGAGCGAGTTGTATAGAGAGAGATTGCCGGCTTACACTGGTGAGCCAacggagagacagagacagagacagagaaacacAAACATACGAACTACCCACGAACGTGGTGTGTCGGGCAGGTCCATCTTCCTCAGCCCCTTCTCCCGCGGTCCTTCACCAGCCACCACgaccgtcaccaccaccgagtCACCCCATGCACGTTGCCGTGGCACCCTCGCCCCTTCACGCGTCCATAGAGACcatgcgaagcagcagccccgCCCCGGCGCGGCTGACGGGCTTCCAGCGCTACCAACGTCAACACAAGGTGGGTGAGGGGTCGTATGGCAAAGTGTTTCTCTGCACCGACGTCGTTGAGggcggcaccgtcgccgtgaAGACGAGCCAGTGGAACTCCGGTGAAGAGGgtctctccgtctcctcgATTCGCGAGGTGTCGCTCTTGAAGGAGATACGCCACCCGAAcgtggtgcggctgctggaccTCTTCACCGAGGAGAAAAAGCTCTGCATTGTGTTTGAGCGCATGGAAAAGGACCTGCGCAGCGTGCTCTCCACCCGGCAGACCCCCATTGTCGGCCGGAAGCTAAAGAACATGATGTACCAGCTGCTGAGTGCCCTGCATGCCTGTcacagccgccgcgtcgTGCATCGCGACATCAAGCCTGGCAACATCCTTGTGAGCGCTGACGAGAAGACCGTGAAACTGGCCGACTTCGGTATGGGGCGTGCCTTCGGTCTTGCCCTGCAGAGCTACACCTACCGCATCGCCACGCTCTACTACCGCGCGCCAGAGGTGCTGCTTGGCGACCGCTACTACCTGCCCTCCGTCGACATGTGGTCTATGGGGTGCGTGATGGCCgagctggcgctgcgccgcgcgctGTTCCGCGGCGAGGGCGAGTACTCGCAGCTCATCACCATCTTCGGCATCATGGGGACGCCGAACGAGCAGGTTTGGCCTGGTGTATCGCGTTTGCCGCACTACAACGCCGAGTTTCCCAGTTGGGTGCCAACGTCGCTAGAGAAGCACATCCCTACCCTCGACCCGGAGGGGGTAGCGTTGCTGAGGGCGATGCTGCGGTACGACCCACAGCGCCGTATTACCGCACTGCAGGCGATGCAGCACCCCTTCTTCGACGACGTCCGAGAGGAATGCGAGGTGCGAttacaacagcagcagcagcagcagcagcagcagtagtagtagtagtagtcgccgcagccgcactgTCGCTGTTACACTtggttgttgctgttgtggccGTCATTGACCCCCTGGCGCCCAAGAAGCCTGCTagctgagaaagagagcggtgGGGCCCaaaagaagcgagaggggaggaagagtggTGCAGCAACACTTCTGTTaacgagaagggggaaagcaggagagagggagacacgcgcaggcgctcGTCGGTGAGGCCGATCTCTCGTGCAGACGGCGTGCCCCCCGCTCAGCTCTCTTTCGTGTTTTGATGGTTTTGTTTCGGCACAAGAGAGCGTCGCGGATGCGCGTCACTTCTCCTTGCCTGCGTGTCTGCATACCACTCActccgctgcatcgctgctcggccatctccctcccctctcctgctcccccctgcaccaccaccaccaccaaggTGTGCCCTCCTGTCTCTCACCCATCATCCTCGCCGTTATAGACGTCCTTCGTTTTTCCTCCCTTTGGAGGGAGGACGGGaccggtgtgcgtgtgggtgatgtgagggggggggtgatggcggagaggggaagcTCTACGCCATCACCCCCATCGCTGCTCGACAGCACGCGCGCTTGCGAAGGACGACTCAACGCCCGCAGAACAACGACAACAAATGCGAAGACGCCAACGCCCAGCGGGtacggagagagggagcgcgaTGGTGGCACAACCAGCGCTTCTCGCTCCCCACCTCCGCTCCCTTCCGAGTCGCATTGCCATCAAAGCGGTCCAATTCCGTGCGCCGCGAGACCGCAACTCGCCgtgagagaaagacagggaACGATGAAGCGTAGCTCAGCGAGAAGGCACAGGAAGGAGAACAACAGGGTTGAACGAggcgggggaagggggaggggggcacgtGCGGTAGTACTGGCCGCCTCTCCCATGTCAATAGCTGATGGTggacccctccccctttcacaGGTGGTAATGGTGGTGCTACCACGCGCATCGTGCAGCACCCACTATGCGCCACcaaccccccctctctccccgcatTTCCAGCCCTTCTTTTCTCGCTATGCAGCCCGTCATGACTGGCCGACTCCACTccatccccctctcccttccccccccccatcccaccccttccttccACTCCGCCACAGTGCAGTACCACAGCAACCTGTCATACTCTTCCATGCATACACACCTGTCCCACGCACGCCTCACCTGTGATTCGTTTTGCTCTGTTTCCCTTGCTCCATCGGCGGTCGAGACCAGCGTCCCTGtcggggaaggggaagaaacgagagaaaagagagacgcgctCATTTGCCCTGGGCTTCCGTGTGCCTCCTATCGCTTAGGGTCTCCGGTCTTTGCTGGAAGAACAGGCTCTACACAacccccaccgcctccgctctccctcgCACACCTGCCTTTCCgctgccttttctctgtgaCTCTCAATTACCTCCGTACCAACtacacccctctccccctccgtcTCGCTTTCTATCTCCCCTGCATAGCCCCATCGATtcatcgccccccccccctctctctctcgcgttcTATACACTCGAAGAAagctgtgcgcgtgcacaTCCGCCGTGTCGCTGTTAACGTTGGCTGGCTGAttcatttgtgtgtgtgtgtgtgtgtgtgtgtctgcccctctcctcctcaatgGCGCTCACTGCCTCCTGCGACGCGTTGTACTTCCCGAGCGATCCAAGGGATAATGTACTCACGGTACGGTGGAGCGCGCAggacgcgccgctgctgccgaacACAAGCGTCATCTTTAAGATCAAGTGCACCGCGCCGCACCTGTTCCACGCGCAGCCACGCTATGGcgcactcctcctcgccgacaCCGCCGGGGCCTCAATGCCGAGCTCGAATCAGATGACAACGATTACGTTTAGCCTCCGCGG encodes the following:
- a CDS encoding small nuclear ribonucleoprotein, putative (TriTrypDB/GeneDB-style sysID: LpmP.05.0520) — protein: MDSSAGRDAGVGPSSSVAKVPGAGTSSSSAPTDPFIYLVQHIHQCVAISLLPADDKDDGAVVRGTLLSVDDLCNVMVQHWSSTDAMKLDCSAGNGRQPPQQQQPRKRARLDAVSGGDVEESVRLIRGAQIVSISLLPT
- a CDS encoding protein kinase, putative (TriTrypDB/GeneDB-style sysID: LpmP.05.0530); the protein is MRSSSPAPARLTGFQRYQRQHKVGEGSYGKVFLCTDVVEGGTVAVKTSQWNSGEEGLSVSSIREVSLLKEIRHPNVVRLLDLFTEEKKLCIVFERMEKDLRSVLSTRQTPIVGRKLKNMMYQLLSALHACHSRRVVHRDIKPGNILVSADEKTVKLADFGMGRAFGLALQSYTYRIATLYYRAPEVLLGDRYYLPSVDMWSMGCVMAELALRRALFRGEGEYSQLITIFGIMGTPNEQVWPGVSRLPHYNAEFPSWVPTSLEKHIPTLDPEGVALLRAMLRYDPQRRITALQAMQHPFFDDVREECEVRLQQQQQQQQQQ